One window from the genome of Streptomyces sp. NBC_00287 encodes:
- a CDS encoding LCP family protein, translating to MNNWPEGWSDNNRGSGYGHGSASARPDGARVMRQVRRGPAAPSGGGQAAPPYGVPPQPSYVDGQGQDGYDSGYNTGQVYGSPPGGGGGGGGMREPRPAPNWRRRIKWTAITVVTVLVVTTIGTYFWADSKLNREVDLGKVIERPEAGEGTNYLIVGSDSREGMSAEEKKKLHTGSADGKRTDSMMILHTGDNGPTLISLPRDSDVEIPTFVGSESGKTYPGTGRHVKLNAAYAEDGPELLVRTVEFNTGLHIDHYVEIGFAGFANIVDAVGGVEMEIPKGGIKDSKSGADLKEGKQTLNGEEALAFVRTRYALAGSDLDRTKNQQKFLAALANQAATPSTVLNPFKLYPTMSAGLDTLIVDKEMGLFDLASMFWAMKGVTGGEGKSMNMPISGSSGGNLVWDKAKVKTLVEQLNNDEKVTVSGN from the coding sequence ATGAACAACTGGCCCGAGGGATGGTCCGACAACAACCGCGGCAGCGGCTACGGACACGGCAGTGCAAGCGCACGGCCGGATGGCGCGCGCGTCATGCGGCAGGTCCGCCGCGGCCCGGCGGCACCGTCCGGCGGGGGCCAGGCGGCACCGCCGTACGGAGTGCCGCCCCAGCCGTCGTACGTCGACGGCCAGGGCCAGGACGGCTACGACAGCGGCTACAACACCGGGCAGGTCTACGGCTCGCCCCCCGGCGGCGGTGGCGGGGGCGGGGGGATGCGCGAGCCGCGTCCCGCGCCGAACTGGCGGCGCCGTATCAAGTGGACCGCGATCACCGTCGTCACCGTGCTCGTCGTCACCACCATCGGCACCTACTTCTGGGCCGACTCCAAGCTCAACCGCGAGGTCGACCTGGGCAAGGTCATCGAGCGGCCGGAGGCGGGCGAGGGCACGAACTATCTGATCGTCGGTTCCGACAGCCGTGAGGGCATGTCCGCCGAGGAGAAGAAGAAGCTGCACACCGGGTCCGCCGACGGCAAGCGCACGGACTCGATGATGATCCTGCACACCGGCGACAACGGCCCGACGCTGATCTCACTGCCGCGCGACTCGGACGTGGAGATCCCGACCTTCGTGGGCTCGGAGTCCGGCAAGACCTACCCGGGCACGGGCCGGCATGTGAAGCTCAACGCCGCCTACGCGGAGGACGGTCCCGAACTGCTGGTGCGGACGGTCGAGTTCAACACCGGCCTGCACATCGACCACTACGTCGAGATCGGCTTCGCGGGCTTCGCGAACATCGTCGACGCGGTCGGCGGCGTGGAGATGGAGATCCCGAAGGGCGGCATCAAGGACTCCAAGTCCGGCGCCGACCTCAAGGAGGGCAAGCAGACCCTGAACGGCGAGGAGGCGCTCGCCTTCGTCCGTACCCGGTACGCGCTGGCCGGCTCCGACCTGGACCGTACGAAGAACCAGCAGAAGTTCCTCGCGGCCCTGGCCAACCAGGCCGCGACGCCGAGCACGGTGCTGAACCCCTTCAAGCTGTACCCGACGATGAGCGCCGGTCTGGACACCCTCATCGTCGACAAGGAGATGGGCCTGTTCGACCTGGCGTCGATGTTCTGGGCGATGAAGGGCGTCACGGGCGGCGAGGGCAAGTCGATGAACATGCCGATCTCCGGCTCCTCGGGCGGCAACCTCGTCTGGGACAAGGCGAAGGTGAAGACGCTGGTGGAGCAGTTGAACAACGACGAGAAGGTCACCGTCTCCGGGAACTGA
- a CDS encoding acyl-CoA dehydrogenase family protein — translation MAGSADFDLYRPSEEHDMLRDAIRSLAEAKISPYATAVDEEARFPQEAHDALVANDLHAVHVPEEFGGAGADALATVIVIEEVSRVCASSSLIPAVNKLGSLPVILSGSEELKKKYMTPLAKGEGMFSYCLSEPDAGSDAAGMKTKAVRDGDHYVLNGVKRWITNAGVSEFYTVMAVTDPSKRSKGISAFVVEKSDEGVSFGAPEKKLGIKGSPTREVYLDNVRIPADRMIGEEGTGFATAMQTLDHTRITIAAQALGIAQGALDYAKGYVQERKQFGKPIADFQGIQFMLADMAMKISAARALTYQAAAASERGDADLTYLGAAAKCFASDVAMDVTVDAVQLLGGYGYTRDYPLERMMRDAKITQIYEGTNQVQRIVMARNLP, via the coding sequence TTGGCCGGATCGGCTGACTTCGACCTGTACCGCCCGTCCGAGGAGCACGACATGCTCCGCGACGCCATCCGCTCCCTGGCCGAGGCGAAGATCTCGCCGTACGCCACCGCGGTGGACGAGGAAGCCCGCTTCCCGCAGGAGGCCCACGACGCCCTCGTCGCGAACGACCTGCACGCCGTGCACGTACCGGAGGAGTTCGGCGGCGCCGGTGCCGACGCGCTCGCCACGGTCATCGTGATCGAAGAGGTGTCCCGGGTCTGCGCCTCCTCCTCCCTGATCCCGGCCGTGAACAAGCTGGGCTCGCTCCCGGTCATCCTCTCCGGCTCCGAGGAGCTGAAGAAGAAGTACATGACCCCGCTCGCCAAGGGCGAGGGCATGTTCTCGTACTGCCTCTCCGAGCCGGACGCCGGTTCGGACGCGGCCGGCATGAAGACGAAGGCGGTCCGCGACGGCGACCACTACGTCCTCAACGGCGTGAAGCGCTGGATCACCAACGCGGGCGTCTCCGAGTTCTACACGGTGATGGCGGTGACCGACCCGTCGAAGCGCTCGAAGGGCATCAGCGCCTTCGTCGTCGAGAAGTCGGACGAGGGTGTCTCCTTCGGCGCCCCGGAGAAGAAGCTCGGCATCAAGGGCTCCCCGACCCGCGAGGTCTACCTCGACAACGTCCGCATCCCCGCCGACCGCATGATCGGCGAGGAGGGCACGGGCTTCGCGACCGCGATGCAGACCCTGGACCACACCCGCATCACCATCGCGGCCCAGGCGCTGGGCATCGCGCAGGGGGCGCTGGACTACGCCAAGGGCTATGTCCAGGAGCGCAAGCAGTTCGGCAAGCCGATCGCCGACTTCCAGGGCATCCAGTTCATGCTCGCCGACATGGCCATGAAGATCTCGGCCGCCCGCGCCCTGACCTACCAGGCCGCCGCCGCCTCCGAGCGCGGCGACGCCGACCTCACCTACCTGGGCGCGGCCGCCAAGTGCTTCGCCTCGGACGTGGCGATGGACGTCACCGTCGACGCCGTCCAGCTCCTCGGCGGGTACGGCTACACCCGTGACTACCCGCTGGAGCGCATGATGCGCGACGCCAAGATCACCCAGATCTACGAGGGCACCAACCAGGTCCAGCGCATCGTGATGGCGCGCAACCTGCCGTAA
- a CDS encoding acyl-CoA thioesterase, whose product MTDQASTAESGTPDIPGKPTSASRTTLSHIMTHSDTNLLGTVHGGVIMKLVDDAAGAVAGRHSGGPAVTASMDEMAFLEPVRVGDLVHVKAQVNWTGRTSMEVGVRVLAERWNESTPATQVGSAYLVFAAVDADGKPRRVPPVVPESERDKRRYQEAQIRRTHRLARRRAIMDLREKRAAEGIED is encoded by the coding sequence ATGACAGACCAGGCCTCCACTGCGGAATCGGGCACTCCGGATATCCCGGGCAAGCCGACGTCCGCGTCCCGCACCACGCTGAGCCACATCATGACCCACAGTGACACCAACCTGCTGGGTACGGTGCACGGCGGGGTGATCATGAAGCTGGTCGACGACGCGGCGGGCGCGGTCGCGGGCCGCCACAGCGGTGGCCCCGCGGTGACGGCGTCCATGGACGAGATGGCGTTCCTGGAGCCGGTGCGGGTCGGCGACCTGGTCCATGTGAAGGCTCAGGTCAACTGGACCGGCCGTACCTCGATGGAGGTGGGCGTCCGGGTCCTGGCGGAACGCTGGAACGAATCCACCCCGGCCACCCAGGTCGGCTCGGCCTACCTGGTCTTCGCGGCGGTGGACGCGGACGGCAAGCCCCGAAGGGTCCCTCCGGTGGTCCCGGAGTCGGAACGGGACAAGCGCCGTTACCAGGAGGCCCAGATCCGCCGCACCCACCGCCTGGCCCGCCGCCGGGCCATCATGGACCTCCGCGAGAAGAGGGCGGCGGAGGGCATCGAGGACTGA
- a CDS encoding UDP-glucose dehydrogenase family protein, translating into MALKITVIGTGYLGATHAAAMAELGFEVLALDVVPEKIEMLKRGQVPMFEPGLEDLLRKHVAGIEGSSGRLRFTMDWAEIGAFGDVHFVCVNTPQRHGEYACDMSYVDSAFASLAPHLTEPALVVGKSTVPVGSADRLATYLAEHAPVGADAELAWNPEFLREGFAVNDTLHPDRIVVGVRSERAEKLLREVYATPVTEGSPFVVTDFPTAELVKTSANSFLATKISFINAMAEMCEASGGDVAKLAEAIGHDDRIGSKFLRAGIGFGGGCLPKDIRAFMARAGELGADQALTFLREIDSINMRQRGQMVELTREALGGGSFLGKRVAVLGASFKPDSDDVRDSPALNVAGQIHLQGGQVTVYDPKGMANARRIFPTLGYADSAVEAVRGADVVLHLTEWREFRELDPAALGEVAAARLVLDGRNALDPALWRAAGWTYRAMGRPTA; encoded by the coding sequence ATGGCCCTCAAGATCACCGTGATCGGCACCGGCTACCTCGGCGCCACGCACGCCGCGGCCATGGCCGAGCTCGGTTTCGAGGTCCTGGCGCTCGATGTCGTGCCCGAGAAGATCGAGATGCTCAAGCGCGGCCAGGTCCCGATGTTCGAGCCGGGCCTCGAAGACCTGCTGCGCAAGCACGTGGCCGGGATCGAGGGCTCCAGCGGACGGCTGCGGTTCACCATGGACTGGGCCGAGATCGGCGCGTTCGGCGATGTGCACTTCGTGTGTGTGAACACTCCGCAGCGGCACGGCGAGTACGCCTGTGACATGAGTTACGTCGACTCCGCCTTCGCCTCGCTCGCCCCGCATCTCACCGAACCGGCTCTCGTAGTCGGCAAGTCCACGGTGCCCGTCGGCTCGGCCGACCGGCTCGCCACCTACCTCGCCGAGCACGCGCCCGTCGGTGCGGACGCCGAGCTGGCCTGGAACCCGGAGTTCCTGCGCGAGGGCTTCGCCGTGAACGACACCCTGCACCCGGACCGGATCGTGGTCGGCGTGCGCAGCGAGCGGGCCGAGAAGCTGCTGCGCGAGGTGTACGCGACGCCGGTCACCGAGGGCTCCCCCTTCGTCGTCACCGACTTCCCGACCGCCGAGCTGGTGAAGACCTCGGCGAACTCCTTCCTCGCCACGAAGATCTCCTTCATCAACGCGATGGCGGAGATGTGCGAGGCCTCGGGCGGCGATGTCGCGAAGCTGGCGGAGGCCATCGGGCACGACGACCGGATCGGAAGCAAGTTCCTGCGGGCCGGGATCGGCTTCGGCGGCGGCTGTCTGCCGAAGGACATCCGGGCGTTCATGGCGCGCGCCGGTGAGCTGGGCGCCGACCAGGCGCTGACCTTCCTGCGCGAGATCGACTCCATCAACATGCGCCAGCGCGGCCAGATGGTGGAGCTGACCCGCGAGGCGCTGGGCGGCGGGTCCTTCCTCGGCAAGCGGGTCGCGGTGCTCGGCGCGAGCTTCAAGCCGGACTCGGACGACGTACGGGACTCGCCCGCGCTCAATGTCGCCGGGCAGATCCACCTCCAAGGCGGCCAGGTCACGGTCTACGACCCGAAGGGCATGGCCAACGCCCGCCGCATCTTCCCCACCCTCGGCTATGCCGACTCCGCGGTGGAGGCGGTCCGGGGCGCCGATGTCGTCCTCCACCTCACCGAGTGGCGCGAGTTCCGCGAGCTGGACCCGGCGGCGCTGGGCGAGGTCGCGGCGGCACGGCTCGTGCTGGACGGCCGTAACGCCCTCGACCCGGCGCTGTGGCGGGCGGCG